Proteins encoded within one genomic window of Synechococcus sp. PCC 7335:
- a CDS encoding DUF6883 domain-containing protein: MKLPNAESAFVDINKLRSYSLNANHPRGKHKARLFSSILGFNAANAEELKTILLAAAQQYDATLKLPSEYGDRYVIDFPITRLQNSAIIRSSWIIRLTENFPRLTSCYIIRR; the protein is encoded by the coding sequence ATGAAACTACCTAATGCGGAATCGGCCTTCGTAGATATCAACAAGTTGCGAAGCTATAGCCTCAACGCCAATCATCCTCGCGGCAAACACAAAGCCCGGCTTTTTTCTTCGATTCTTGGGTTCAACGCTGCCAATGCAGAAGAACTGAAAACCATACTACTAGCCGCCGCACAGCAATACGACGCTACGCTAAAACTACCCAGTGAGTACGGAGACAGATACGTCATCGACTTCCCAATTACTCGACTTCAAAACTCCGCTATCATTCGTAGTAGCTGGATTATTCGACTCACAGAAAACTTTCCACGACTGACCAGCTGCTACATCATTCGGAGGTGA
- a CDS encoding DUF4926 domain-containing protein, with protein sequence MTTTLTALHLLDVVALTEALPKYNLLPGQVGTIVETLAPSVYEVEFSDDNGQTYAMLPLKAEQLIRLHYSPFKPYTTPAMSTSINTQINQYDKGDNIAGDKVMRDKVQTQINNNPDLAQAARDIKALLDELSEEYNSNSAKGQAKIEASALTEIKQNPTLKQRIVKALQSAGDEALEQAIQHPVAKVVVEGVKGFIEG encoded by the coding sequence ATGACGACTACCCTCACAGCGCTTCACTTGCTAGATGTTGTAGCGCTTACCGAAGCCCTACCCAAATACAATCTTCTACCCGGACAAGTTGGCACTATCGTCGAAACCCTCGCACCCAGCGTCTACGAAGTCGAATTCAGCGACGACAATGGCCAAACCTACGCCATGCTTCCACTCAAAGCTGAACAGCTCATTCGCCTTCACTACAGCCCCTTTAAGCCCTACACCACACCTGCTATGAGTACATCGATCAATACCCAAATCAACCAGTACGACAAAGGTGACAACATCGCAGGCGACAAAGTCATGCGCGACAAGGTTCAAACCCAAATCAATAACAATCCTGACCTCGCTCAAGCCGCCCGCGACATCAAAGCCCTACTCGACGAACTCTCTGAAGAATACAATTCCAACAGCGCCAAAGGCCAAGCCAAGATTGAAGCATCCGCTCTCACAGAGATCAAACAAAACCCAACGCTGAAACAACGCATAGTAAAAGCGCTTCAATCGGCAGGCGATGAAGCGCTAGAGCAAGCTATTCAACACCCTGTTGCAAAGGTTGTGGTTGAAGGCGTGAAAGGGTTTATCGAAGGTTAA
- a CDS encoding magnesium chelatase subunit H, with protein MFTQVRPTVRHVVPKELGDRYLVKVVYVVLEPQYQSSLSAAVRSINEGNSQIAIEVSGYLIEELRSEENYEAFKQDVAEANIFIGSLIFIEDLADKVEAAVKPHRDHLDAAVVFPSMPQVMRLNKMGSFSMAQLGQSKSVIGEFMKKRRKKQGSGFEDAMLKLLRTLPKVLKYLPVEKAQDARNFMLSFQYWLGGSAENLENFLLMLSDRYVLIDKEIEGAPSDDGLTYEQPVTYPDMGIWHPLAPEMFEDIREYLNWYDSRTDIPEIHRNPLTPCVGLVLQRTHLVTGDEAHYVSIVQELEYKGAKVIPVFAGGLDFSKPVDLYFYDPLNPSEAIVDSVVSLTGFALVGGPARQDHPKAIESLQKLNRPYMVSLPLVFQTTEEWEASDLGLHPVQVALQMAIPELDGAIEPIIMSGRDGMTGRAITLQDRVEAISTRALKWARLRKLPRVDKKLAITVFSFPPDKGNVGTAAYLNVFGSIFRVMEEMKAQGYTIEDMPETSEELMQLVINDAQAQFNSPNLNVAHRMSVAEYEALTPYSERLEENWGPPPGQLNTDGQNLLIYGKAFGNLFIGVQPTFGYEGDPMRLLFSRSASPHHGFAAYYTYLEKIWKADAVLHFGTHGSLEFMPGKQMGMSGKCYPDNLIGNTPNLYYYAANNPSEATIAKRRGYASTISYLTPPAENAGLYKGLKELSDLIGSYQTLKEGGRGLPIVNAIIEKARQVNLDKDIDLPGEDASELSKAERDTLVGKVYIKLMEIESRLLPCGLHVVGEPPTAEEAIATLVNIAGLDRPEEEQKSLQRIIAESINRDIDQIYQNSDRGNLEDVQLLYDINSAVRAALTAMVEAQLNDDGRVSMKSMLSSFGFGGSKDPWTQAIHDLGYENVQNDALKPLFEFLQYCLEQVVKDNELSSLLSALDGEYVLPGPGGDPIRNPDVLPTGKNMHALDPQSIPTSAAVQSAKTVVDRLLERQKQENNGAYPETIATVLWGTDNIKTYGESLAQMMWFVGVKPVPDSLGRMNKLELISLEELGRPRIDVVINCSGVFRDLFVNQMALLDRAVKMAAEADEPIEMNFVRKHAMAQAEEFGLSLRNAATRIFSNASGSYAANVNLAVENSSWEEEQELRDMYLARKSFAFNCDNPGMMEQSRGLLESSLKTADVTFQNLDSSEISLTDVSHYFDSDPTKVVASLRDDGKKPASFVADTTTANAQVRSLSETVRLDTRTKLLNPKWYEGMLANGYEGVRELSNRLVNTMGWSATADAVDNWVYEDTNDTFINDPDMCKRLMDLNPNSFRRMVTTLLEVNGRGYWETSDENIERLQELYEEVENRIEGVE; from the coding sequence ATGTTCACCCAAGTTCGACCCACTGTTAGACACGTTGTCCCCAAGGAATTGGGCGATCGCTATCTAGTAAAAGTGGTTTATGTCGTTCTAGAGCCTCAGTATCAAAGCTCTCTTTCCGCTGCAGTGCGCTCCATCAACGAAGGAAATTCCCAGATTGCCATCGAAGTCAGCGGCTATCTGATTGAAGAACTGCGCAGTGAAGAAAACTACGAAGCCTTTAAGCAAGACGTGGCTGAAGCCAATATCTTCATCGGCTCGCTAATCTTCATCGAGGATCTTGCAGATAAAGTTGAAGCGGCTGTGAAACCTCATCGCGATCACCTAGATGCTGCAGTCGTCTTTCCGTCTATGCCACAGGTGATGCGCCTGAACAAGATGGGCAGTTTTTCGATGGCTCAACTTGGTCAATCCAAGAGCGTCATTGGCGAATTTATGAAAAAGCGCCGTAAAAAGCAGGGCAGTGGCTTTGAAGACGCCATGTTAAAGCTGCTGCGGACTTTGCCCAAGGTGCTGAAGTATCTGCCTGTCGAGAAGGCGCAAGATGCTCGCAACTTTATGCTGAGCTTTCAATACTGGCTGGGCGGTTCGGCCGAGAACCTAGAGAACTTCTTGCTGATGCTCTCTGATCGCTATGTCTTGATAGATAAAGAGATCGAAGGCGCGCCTAGCGATGACGGCCTCACTTATGAGCAACCTGTCACCTACCCAGATATGGGTATTTGGCATCCGCTTGCCCCGGAGATGTTTGAAGATATCCGCGAATATCTCAACTGGTACGACTCACGCACCGATATTCCAGAGATTCATCGCAATCCGCTTACCCCCTGTGTGGGTCTAGTGCTACAGCGCACTCACCTAGTGACTGGTGACGAAGCTCACTACGTATCTATCGTTCAAGAGCTAGAGTACAAAGGCGCAAAAGTTATTCCGGTCTTTGCAGGCGGACTAGACTTCTCTAAACCTGTTGATCTTTATTTTTACGATCCGCTCAACCCTAGTGAAGCAATTGTCGATTCTGTCGTTTCTCTAACAGGTTTCGCCTTAGTCGGCGGTCCGGCTCGCCAAGATCACCCCAAAGCGATTGAATCTTTGCAGAAGCTGAACCGTCCGTACATGGTATCTTTGCCCCTTGTCTTTCAAACCACTGAAGAATGGGAAGCGAGTGACTTGGGTCTTCATCCTGTACAGGTCGCTCTGCAAATGGCGATCCCTGAGCTAGATGGCGCGATTGAACCGATTATTATGTCTGGTCGCGATGGCATGACTGGCCGTGCGATTACTTTGCAAGACCGGGTAGAAGCTATCTCCACTCGCGCCCTGAAGTGGGCAAGGCTACGTAAGCTCCCTCGCGTAGATAAAAAGCTAGCCATCACCGTCTTCAGCTTTCCTCCCGATAAGGGTAATGTCGGCACAGCCGCTTATCTCAACGTATTTGGCTCTATCTTCCGGGTGATGGAAGAGATGAAAGCGCAGGGCTACACCATTGAAGACATGCCTGAAACCTCTGAAGAGCTGATGCAGCTAGTGATCAACGATGCGCAGGCACAGTTTAATAGTCCTAATTTAAATGTCGCTCATCGTATGTCTGTAGCTGAATACGAAGCGCTAACGCCCTATTCTGAGCGTTTAGAAGAGAACTGGGGACCACCGCCAGGACAGCTCAACACCGACGGTCAAAATCTGTTGATTTACGGCAAGGCTTTCGGCAATCTATTCATTGGCGTGCAGCCTACTTTTGGTTACGAAGGCGACCCGATGAGACTATTATTCTCTCGCTCCGCTAGTCCTCACCACGGCTTCGCCGCTTACTATACCTATCTAGAAAAGATTTGGAAAGCCGACGCGGTCTTGCACTTCGGCACGCATGGTTCTTTAGAATTTATGCCGGGTAAGCAGATGGGGATGTCTGGCAAATGCTATCCCGATAATCTGATCGGCAATACGCCAAACCTCTACTACTACGCGGCGAATAATCCTTCTGAGGCAACGATTGCCAAGCGTCGCGGCTATGCTTCGACCATCAGCTATCTGACGCCTCCTGCCGAGAATGCTGGCTTGTACAAAGGGCTTAAGGAACTAAGCGATTTGATCGGCTCTTACCAAACCTTGAAAGAGGGCGGTCGAGGATTGCCGATTGTGAACGCAATCATTGAGAAAGCGCGTCAGGTAAACCTAGATAAAGATATTGATCTGCCTGGTGAAGACGCTAGCGAGCTGAGTAAGGCAGAAAGAGACACACTAGTGGGTAAAGTCTACATCAAGCTGATGGAGATCGAGTCTCGCTTGCTGCCCTGCGGACTGCATGTAGTGGGTGAGCCACCGACGGCTGAAGAGGCGATCGCAACTCTGGTCAATATTGCCGGACTCGACCGCCCCGAAGAAGAACAAAAGAGCCTACAGCGAATCATTGCCGAGAGCATTAACCGCGACATTGACCAGATCTATCAAAACAGCGATCGCGGTAATCTAGAAGATGTTCAACTGCTGTACGACATCAACAGCGCCGTTCGCGCAGCACTCACTGCCATGGTCGAAGCGCAGCTCAACGACGACGGCCGGGTGTCGATGAAGTCAATGCTCTCCTCCTTTGGCTTTGGTGGCAGTAAAGATCCCTGGACTCAAGCCATTCATGACCTAGGCTACGAGAACGTTCAAAACGATGCCTTAAAACCTCTGTTTGAGTTCTTGCAATATTGCCTAGAGCAGGTGGTCAAAGATAATGAGCTCTCTTCGTTGCTAAGTGCGCTTGATGGTGAATATGTGCTGCCTGGTCCAGGGGGCGATCCGATCCGTAATCCAGACGTCTTGCCGACTGGTAAGAACATGCACGCGCTTGACCCGCAATCGATTCCAACATCTGCGGCGGTACAGTCTGCTAAGACTGTTGTAGATCGTTTACTTGAGCGTCAGAAGCAGGAGAACAACGGTGCGTATCCTGAAACGATCGCAACCGTGCTTTGGGGTACTGACAATATCAAAACATACGGCGAGTCTCTAGCGCAGATGATGTGGTTTGTAGGTGTAAAGCCTGTGCCAGATTCTCTTGGTCGGATGAACAAACTAGAGCTGATCTCGCTAGAAGAGTTAGGTCGTCCGCGAATTGACGTGGTGATCAACTGTTCGGGTGTGTTTCGTGACCTGTTCGTCAACCAGATGGCATTGCTCGACCGGGCAGTGAAGATGGCAGCCGAAGCTGATGAGCCCATAGAGATGAACTTTGTTAGGAAGCACGCCATGGCCCAGGCCGAAGAATTTGGCTTATCTTTGCGGAATGCGGCAACTCGGATTTTCTCCAATGCCTCTGGTTCCTACGCGGCCAATGTCAACCTAGCGGTAGAAAACAGCAGTTGGGAAGAAGAACAAGAGCTGCGTGATATGTATCTGGCGCGTAAGTCTTTTGCCTTTAACTGCGATAATCCTGGCATGATGGAACAATCTCGGGGTCTGTTGGAATCTTCTTTGAAAACTGCTGACGTAACTTTCCAAAACTTGGATTCGTCAGAAATTTCCCTCACCGACGTTTCTCACTACTTCGACTCTGATCCGACAAAGGTAGTGGCAAGCCTTAGAGATGACGGCAAGAAGCCGGCGTCTTTTGTCGCAGATACCACAACCGCGAATGCTCAGGTGCGATCACTCTCTGAAACCGTTCGCCTAGACACCCGTACGAAGCTGCTTAATCCAAAATGGTATGAAGGCATGCTAGCAAACGGCTACGAAGGCGTGCGCGAACTCTCGAACCGTCTGGTCAACACCATGGGCTGGTCAGCGACCGCCGACGCGGTAGATAACTGGGTCTACGAAGATACCAACGATACCTTTATCAACGATCCTGACATGTGCAAACGGCTGATGGACTTGAACCCCAACTCTTTCCGTCGGATGGTGACCACACTGCTAGAGGTGAATGGTCGCGGCTACTGGGAGACCAGCGATGAAAACATCGAGCGATTACAGGAACTCTACGAAGAAGTAGAGAACCGGATCGAAGGCGTTGAGTAA
- a CDS encoding NAD-dependent epimerase/dehydratase family protein, whose product MRVLVIGGTRFIGVYLTRQLVKQGHAVTLLNRGNHPAPVDEVETIVCDRTDPEALKQALSDQSFDAIFDNNGRELAHTKPLADLFKGKLKHLVYVSSAGVYAKSDQMPHVEGDRVDPNSRHKGKFHTEDYLREQGIPFTAIRPVYIYGPQNYNPLEKWFFDRLVRDRPIPIPGSGMALTHLGHCQDLAAAMVSVLGNDNAVGEIYNISGDKAVTFDGLARACAIAMEKDPDAVKIVHYNPKDFDFGKKKAFPMRVQHFFTDISKAKAELDWQPQFSLIDGLKDSYENDYLANNLHKAEIDFSLDDQILS is encoded by the coding sequence ATGCGAGTGTTGGTGATTGGTGGAACGCGATTTATTGGAGTCTATCTAACTAGGCAGCTAGTCAAGCAAGGCCATGCAGTCACTTTGCTCAATCGAGGGAATCATCCTGCACCTGTAGACGAGGTAGAGACAATAGTATGCGATCGCACTGATCCCGAAGCCTTAAAACAAGCCCTATCCGATCAGAGCTTCGACGCCATTTTTGACAACAATGGTCGAGAGTTGGCCCATACTAAACCGCTAGCCGATCTGTTCAAAGGTAAGCTAAAACACCTTGTCTACGTCAGCTCCGCAGGCGTCTATGCCAAAAGCGATCAGATGCCGCACGTCGAAGGTGACCGAGTTGATCCAAACAGCCGTCACAAAGGAAAGTTTCATACAGAAGATTATCTGCGCGAGCAGGGCATTCCGTTCACGGCTATCCGTCCTGTCTATATATACGGGCCGCAAAATTACAACCCACTCGAAAAGTGGTTCTTCGATCGGCTAGTGCGCGATAGGCCTATCCCCATTCCTGGCAGCGGAATGGCATTGACTCATCTTGGGCACTGTCAGGATCTTGCAGCAGCGATGGTCTCTGTACTGGGTAATGACAATGCCGTTGGAGAGATCTACAACATTTCGGGTGATAAGGCAGTTACGTTTGATGGGTTGGCTCGTGCTTGCGCGATCGCCATGGAAAAAGATCCTGATGCCGTCAAGATCGTCCACTACAATCCTAAAGATTTTGACTTCGGCAAGAAAAAAGCCTTCCCCATGCGCGTCCAGCACTTCTTTACTGACATCAGCAAAGCCAAAGCCGAGCTAGACTGGCAGCCTCAATTCAGCTTGATCGACGGTCTTAAAGACTCGTATGAAAATGACTATTTGGCAAATAACCTGCACAAGGCAGAGATTGACTTCTCGCTAGACGATCAAATTTTGTCCTAG